A window from Capsicum annuum cultivar UCD-10X-F1 unplaced genomic scaffold, UCD10Xv1.1 ctg78270, whole genome shotgun sequence encodes these proteins:
- the LOC107864473 gene encoding geraniol 8-hydroxylase, which translates to MDYYTLVLGFTFVLSYLYVIAKICGRGSKKLPPGPSPWPIIGNLHFLGEKPHVSLANLAKSYGPIMSLKLGQITTVVISSSTIAKKVLKNQDQAFSTSRFVPDATHAHNHYQFSVAWLPVCPQWRTLRRILNTNLFSSNRLDANQHLRSQKVKELIAYCDKCSQEGKALDVSQVAFKTSLNLLSNTLFSKNLADPFSNSKVELKEVIWKIMVEVGKPNLVDYFPILKKIDLQRVRHRTIIYVGKLFKLFDDLINERLEEKRRGSNKKSDVLETLLNICEENSQEIDHNHIKSIFLDLFGAATDTTTSTVEWAMAEILKQPEIMKKAQAELEEIIGKEKLIEEVDVSRLSYLQCIIKETLRMHPPAPLLIPRRMDQDIKLCDYIIPSGSQVLVNVWAIGRDSTLWKNPLVFKPERFWNSSFDMRGQDFELIPFGAGRRICPGYPLALRMVPVMLGSLLNSFNWTLEAGFAPKDLDMEEKFGLTLAKAHPLRAIPSPL; encoded by the exons ATGGATTACTATACACTTGTGTTGGGATTCACTTTTGTCTTGAGTTATCTTTATGTCATAGCCAAAATATGTGGTAGAGGAAGCAAAAAACTTCCACCAGGTCCATCACCATGGCCAATTATTGGAAATCTTCACTTTTTAGGTGAAAAACCCCATGTATCACTAGCCAATCTTGCTAAAAGCTATGGACCAATTATGAGTTTAAAACTGGGCCAAATAACAACAGTGGTCATTTCTTCATCGACCATTGCAAAAAAAGTACTTAAGAATCAAGATCAAGCTTTTTCTACGTCTAGATTTGTCCCTGATGCCACTCACGCACACAACCATTACCAATTCTCTGTTGCATGGCTTCCTGTTTGTCCTCAATGGCGAACTCTTCGGAGAATCTTGAACACCAACCTCTTCTCCTCAAATAGGCTTGATGCAAATCAACATCTGAGGTCTCAAAAGGTGAAAGAATTGATTGCTTATTGTGACAAATGTAGTCAAGAAGGTAAAGCTTTGGATGTAAGTCAAGTTGCTTTCAAGACCAGTCTTAACTTGTTGTCCAACACCCTTTTCTCCAAGAACTTGGCTGACCCTTTTTCGAATTCAAAGGTAGAGTTGAAGGAGGTTATTTGGAAAATCATGGTTGAGGTAGGAAAACCTAACCTAGTGGATTATTTCCCTATACTCAAAAAGATTGATCTTCAAAGAGTAAGGCATAGAACAATCATTTATGTTGGtaaattatttaaactttttgATGATTTGATCAACGAACGCTTGGAGGAAAAGAGAAGGGGATCCAACAAAAAGAGTGATGTTCTAGAAACGCTTCTCAATATTTGTGAAGAAAATTCTCAAGAGATTGATCATAATCACATCAAATCCATATTTCTG GATTTATTTGGTGCTGCTACGGATACAACTACAAGTACAGTGGAATGGGCAATGGCAGAGATACTTAAACAACCAGAGATTATGAAGAAAGCTCAAGCtgaacttgaagaaattattggaaaagaaaaattaatcgaAGAAGTTGATGTTTCTCGACTCTCTTACTTGCAATGCATCATCAAAGAAACCTTAAGAATGCATCCTCCAGCTCCCCTATTAATCCCGCGCAGAATGGATCAAGATATTAAATTGTGTGATTATATCATCCCTAGTGGCTCACAG GTATTAGTCAATGTATGGGCAATTGGTCGAGATTCTACTCTTTGGAAAAATCCTTTAGTATTTAAACCTGAAAGATTTTGGAATTCAAGTTTTGACATGCGAGGACAAGATTTTGAATTGATCCCATTTGGCGCTGGTCGAAGAATATGTCCTGGTTATCCACTAGCATTGAGAATGGTTCCAGTAATGCTGGGCTCACTCTTAAATTCGTTCAATTGGACGCTTGAGGCAGGCTTTGCACCGAAAGATTTGGACATGGAGGAGAAGTTTGGTCTCACCTTAGCCAAAGCTCATCCTTTGCGAGCTATTCCATCTCCGCTTTGA
- the LOC107864472 gene encoding geraniol 8-hydroxylase isoform X1: MDYYTLVLGFTFVLSYLYVIAKICGRGSKKLPPGPSPWPIIGSLHLLGAKPHGSLANLAKIYGPIMSLKLGQITTVVISSSTIAKQVLKTQDQAFSTRFIPDATHAHNHYQFSVVWLPVCPQWRTLRRIMNTNLFSSSRLDANQHLRSQKVKELIAYCDKCSQEGKVVDIGQVAFKTNLNLMSNTLFSKDLADPFSDSKVELKDVICSIMVEAGKPNLVDFFPILEKIDLQRIRRRNIIYAGKLYKLFGDLINERVEEKKKGFNKKSDVLETLLNICEENFEEIDHNHIKSIFLDLFVAATDTSTSTVEWAMAEILKQPEIMKKVQVELAEIIGKGTLIEEVDVSRLTYLQCIIKETLRMHPPAPLLIPRRVDQDVELCGYIIPKGSQVLVNVWAIGRGFTLWEDPLLFKPERFWNSNIDMRGQDFELIPFGAGRRICPGYPLALRMIPVMLGSLLNSFNWTLEAGIVPRDLDMEEKFGLTLAKAQPLRAIPSPL; encoded by the exons ATGGATTACTATACACTTGTGTTGGGATTCACTTTTGTCTTGAGTTATCTTTATGTCATAGCCAAAATATGTGGTAGAGGAAGCAAAAAACTTCCACCAGGTCCATCACCATGGCCAATTATTGGAAGTCTTCACTTGTTAGGTGCAAAACCCCATGGATCACTAGCCAATCTTGCAAAAATTTATGGCCCAATTATGAGTTTAAAACTAGGACAAATAACAACAGTGGTCATTTCTTCATCAACCATTGCAAAACAAGTGCTTAAAACTCAAGATCAAGCTTTTTCAACTAGATTTATCCCTGATGCCACTCACGCACACAACCATTACCAGTTCTCTGTTGTATGGCTTCCTGTTTGTCCTCAATGGCGAACTCTTCGGAGAATCATGAACACCAACCTCTTCTCCTCAAGTAGGCTTGATGCAAATCAACATCTGAGGTCTCAAAAGGTGAAAGAACTGATTGCTTATTGTGACAAATGTAGTCAAGAAGGTAAAGTTGTTGATATAGGTCAAGTTGCTTTCAAGACTAATCTCAACTTGATGTCTAACACCCTTTTTTCCAAGGACTTGGCTGATCCTTTCTCGGATTCAAAGGTAGAGTTGAAGGACGTTATCTGTAGTATCATGGTTGAGGCAGGGAAGCCTAACCTAGTGGATTTTTTCCCCATACTTGAAAAGATTGATCTTCAAAGAATAAGACGTAGAAATATCATTTATGCTGGTAAATTGTATAAACTTTTTGGTGATTTGATCAACGAGCGCgtggaggaaaagaaaaaggggTTCAATAAAAAGAGTGATGTTCTAGAAACGCTTCTCAATATTTGTGAAGAAAATTTCGAAGAGATTGATCATAATCACATCAAGTCCATATTTCTG GATTTATTTGTTGCTGCTACGGATACAAGTACAAGTACAGTGGAATGGGCAATGGCAGAGATACTTAAACAACCCGAGATTATGAAGAAAGTTCAAGTTGAACTTGCAGAAATCATTGGAAAAGGAACATTAATTGAAGAAGTTGATGTGTCTCGACTCACTTACTTACAGTGCATCATCAAAGAAACCTTAAGAATGCATCCTCCAGCTCCACTATTAATTCCGCGCAGAGTGGATCAAGATGTTGAATTGTGTGGTTATATCATTCCGAAAGGTTCACAG GTATTAGTCAATGTATGGGCAATTGGCCGAGGTTTTACTTTATGGGAGGATCCTTTACTATTTAAACCTGAAAGGTTTTGGAATTCAAATATTGACATGCGAGGacaagattttgagttgattccatTTGGTGCTGGTCGAAGAATATGCCCTGGTTATCCATTGGCATTGAGAATGATTCCAGTAATGTTGGGCTCACTGTTAAATTCGTTCAATTGGACGCTTGAAGCAGGCATTGTACCGAGAGATTTAGACATGGAGGAGAAGTTTGGTCTCACCTTAGCCAAAGCTCAACCTTTACGAGCTATTCCATCTCCACTATGA
- the LOC107864472 gene encoding geraniol 8-hydroxylase isoform X2, whose translation MDYYTLVLGFTFVLSYLYVIAKICGRGSKKLPPGPSPWPIIGSLHLLGAKPHGSLANLAKIYGPIMSLKLGQITTVVISSSTIAKQVLKTQDQAFSTRFIPDATHAHNHYQFSVVWLPVCPQWRTLRRIMNTNLFSSSRLDANQHLRSQKVKELIAYCDKCSQEGKVVDIGQVAFKTNLNLMSNTLFSKDLADPFSDSKDLFVAATDTSTSTVEWAMAEILKQPEIMKKVQVELAEIIGKGTLIEEVDVSRLTYLQCIIKETLRMHPPAPLLIPRRVDQDVELCGYIIPKGSQVLVNVWAIGRGFTLWEDPLLFKPERFWNSNIDMRGQDFELIPFGAGRRICPGYPLALRMIPVMLGSLLNSFNWTLEAGIVPRDLDMEEKFGLTLAKAQPLRAIPSPL comes from the exons ATGGATTACTATACACTTGTGTTGGGATTCACTTTTGTCTTGAGTTATCTTTATGTCATAGCCAAAATATGTGGTAGAGGAAGCAAAAAACTTCCACCAGGTCCATCACCATGGCCAATTATTGGAAGTCTTCACTTGTTAGGTGCAAAACCCCATGGATCACTAGCCAATCTTGCAAAAATTTATGGCCCAATTATGAGTTTAAAACTAGGACAAATAACAACAGTGGTCATTTCTTCATCAACCATTGCAAAACAAGTGCTTAAAACTCAAGATCAAGCTTTTTCAACTAGATTTATCCCTGATGCCACTCACGCACACAACCATTACCAGTTCTCTGTTGTATGGCTTCCTGTTTGTCCTCAATGGCGAACTCTTCGGAGAATCATGAACACCAACCTCTTCTCCTCAAGTAGGCTTGATGCAAATCAACATCTGAGGTCTCAAAAGGTGAAAGAACTGATTGCTTATTGTGACAAATGTAGTCAAGAAGGTAAAGTTGTTGATATAGGTCAAGTTGCTTTCAAGACTAATCTCAACTTGATGTCTAACACCCTTTTTTCCAAGGACTTGGCTGATCCTTTCTCGGATTCAAAG GATTTATTTGTTGCTGCTACGGATACAAGTACAAGTACAGTGGAATGGGCAATGGCAGAGATACTTAAACAACCCGAGATTATGAAGAAAGTTCAAGTTGAACTTGCAGAAATCATTGGAAAAGGAACATTAATTGAAGAAGTTGATGTGTCTCGACTCACTTACTTACAGTGCATCATCAAAGAAACCTTAAGAATGCATCCTCCAGCTCCACTATTAATTCCGCGCAGAGTGGATCAAGATGTTGAATTGTGTGGTTATATCATTCCGAAAGGTTCACAG GTATTAGTCAATGTATGGGCAATTGGCCGAGGTTTTACTTTATGGGAGGATCCTTTACTATTTAAACCTGAAAGGTTTTGGAATTCAAATATTGACATGCGAGGacaagattttgagttgattccatTTGGTGCTGGTCGAAGAATATGCCCTGGTTATCCATTGGCATTGAGAATGATTCCAGTAATGTTGGGCTCACTGTTAAATTCGTTCAATTGGACGCTTGAAGCAGGCATTGTACCGAGAGATTTAGACATGGAGGAGAAGTTTGGTCTCACCTTAGCCAAAGCTCAACCTTTACGAGCTATTCCATCTCCACTATGA